The genomic region TGGTTGCCATTGTCTGTCTTCCCAACATCCATAAATCCCTTTCTATTTCAGAGCGCATGCCAAAGGGGTCATCCACAAGAGCTCACCCCGTTCCACACAAACCCTCCCCCTCCTGTTGCACACAACAAAGCCTAATCCTCCTCCACCAGGCAACAGGTGGACCCTAAATTTAGACTGTGCCACCTGAGTTAGCGGTGTAGGTGTGGCCTGGGGAAGTTTGGAAACGAGTGTGATGGTGAGACCAAGGCGGAGATTAGGGGGTGTGCTGTGGGAGGGTCACTGCAGGCGGGAAATTTACAGGTCAGCCAAGAACCTCAGTGGAAAAATATCTGCTCTAGATCTCTCAATAAAATCATTCGAGCCCACCCCTTGCAGACACACCCCCACCTCACGCCACTCTCCCCTGGGAGCTGGCCACCTTTGCCTTTTCATTCCCTCATGCGCACATTGAGAAAGAAGAGGACAACCTGACACCTCTCAACCAAAGCTAGGGGCCCCaagcatatgtgtgtgagtatgtgactCTGACTAAATGCAGAGAAACTTTACACCATCAGAACAGTGGCGTAGAGCCCCAACCAACATAGTTGGGGGGTTCATGTACGTAACCAAGGGGTAGACAGAGATGATagtattacatttccaaaaagTATCACATGAATTCATACAGAGAGAGCCAAGAACAATGTTAGAACTACACGTACAGACTTacataaagatataaataagCTTGCACTCATAGCTTTTTAAACCAGCATTATTTCACAGTGCAAAATGTCACCTGTGTTGTCAAAAGCCGAACTGATGATGCCAGCAGGTGCGTGCTTTACTGTTATCTGGAACAAAAAGTCACACCACCACACTGACGCACACCGTGTGACTGCCCCATCTCATGATGAGACACAACCAGTGTAAATACTGTTCCTCCTTCTCATGaccgtgtgtgtatgtgtgtgtgtgtgtgtgtgtgtgtgtgtgcgtgtgcgtgtgtgtgtgtgtgttcatgtgtggtTTTGGGGGAGAAGGGGGTCAGCTGGTTCAAAATCATGCCCCAGTAAACTGAGTCGTGTGATGGTTGGCAGGTGTTGTACTGAATGGTCACTCTCAGTGTGTGACAGGCAATGACATCCACACCACATTTCTTTATCCAGTGGTCTGCTGGGATAAAAATTATGACTTTGTATGTTCAGAAAACTCAGAAACAAACATCAGTGATATATTAACATGTAGGAATATTAAGTCATGTGTtgaaaaatgtgagaaaaatgtcaaatctcTCAGCAAATCATCAAGCTTCTCCAAAAATGATATGGGACCTGATACAGAAGATAATTGggaaaaactatttaaaaaaatgtgtttaattttatATAATTGGGCATGATTTCACAAATTTAACATGcattcactttttaaaagatCCTACAGAGACCAAATAAAAATGCGGGCAAAGCATTAAATCTCAGTAAGTATCTTTATTTCAATAATTATTAAAGCGATTTTCTAACCCTAACTTAAAGGAATAGATTGATATTTTGATAAATATTCTTATTGCAAAGGATTAGatgaaaatattaatatcaCTGGAGCAATCGCCTGCaggcagttagcttagcatagagaCTGGAAACAGGCTGAAACAGCTAACTTGGCTCTGCCTGAaggtaaaacaaataaatacatacataaattaaTTATCAGGCACATAACCTCCACTGAAATGTCAACTTGTTATTTATACACTACAACTTCTGGCAGGTGGATTTTTCTTGCATTCAATCAGAGCCAAGCtagctatgctaagctaacgaGCTACTGGCAGTGGTAACATCACTGTGTCCAAAAAGTTATACTGTTATAAACAGCTGTGTAATGTTTCTAACATATTCAATGGTGTAACTGTAAAGTATAACTAACTCACCTTTCTAACTGTATATCATTTTAACCATTTACTTTAAATTTTATTGTACCAGAATTGGCAAAAGGACACTATTGTCATTTCGAGCCACCCTTTTCTTTTCGCTGTAAACATGCGTCACTGATTTTGCAGAAGTATTAGCTAGCTTCATATTAACCATATGAAAGTGTCATCAATTTTCTCACCCAGCTCTTTGCAAGAAAATGACTAGAGACAGTTTGCAAAATGTCATACTGTACTTTTCTACTAATTCTGCAAAGCTACGAAACTTTTTAGTGCTTAGAATCCCACATTTAGTGAAGTGGGACTATAAGGCCCGAGCCTACTCCCTGCAATGTTTCTCCCTGCTCAAAGTGTGGGAAGCTGCaataaaaggaacattttaatatttgttatCCTTAATAACAGTTAAGACTTTTCTGTTTATTATAACATGTATATTCTAAAACACTTATACACTGCAAGACACAAGAAACCCTACTAATAAATATCAGCCACTGTAGACTGGCCTGACCAGACACAATAtgcaattaataataaaatacacatgcTGTAGCCTATAAATGCGCTATGACAGAACAGCAGACTGGCACCAAATCCTGCATATAGCTCAAGCTGTATTTGGGCCTACACCAGAGGGCAGAATGGTTGGTCTTTTGCGGACCACTGCATTATAGTAAGAGTGTCTGTTTCCAGTGGTGAAAATGATATTTACATATGAAATGTGAAATCTTATATGAAGCTCTTGGCTGTATTCCTGTAGTCATCCTGAACTGTATCCATGCAGCCTTAGGTAACAACTGGACGagattcaaaacacacacattcatgtagccctcttctccttcctcatgCAATGCACACTATGATGATATGATTACGCATAGCATCAGGTTAGTTCAACGTTCTGCCATAACGTTATGAATTTCAACCCAATAACTCAAaacctctttccctctctgcaCTGGTCCTGTTCTGTTAAACCTCACTATTGTATCTATATGCAGTGACACAGGGATCGAATTCACAGTCGTCTCGCTGGCTCCATCAGCACATTCATTCAAAGGTCAAACAGCTACATTGCCCCAAAGTGGCACTCAGAGAGATGGACGAGAACCAACCTTCAGGGCTTTTGATGTGAAGCCAGTTGTCAGTTGACGACAAGTCACCAGTGGCCAAGCACAAAGTAGCCCGCCTTGGCTCCAACATTGAGGTCTTGCCCGGAGTTTCTCTGCAGCTCCAGGCCTCACCGGTGCAGAAGTTTATCTTATCAGCAAAGGGGCATTTGAAGGATGATGAGAGGCGACGTCATCCGGCCTGTTAGAGCAGATTATGAAGTTGTTTCATGTGCTAAAGTGTGAAATCAACTAATTCAAACACACACGGTTTTAAAGAAGGGAAACCACCCTTGACAATCCTTGAGTAAGACCCTGCTCGCTACGCTATTGGTTAGGAGCTAACTCAATCTACTTGGTGTTGCTCTGGACTACtattcattttttgattatgtaacTAGTTAAGTCCAAGAGTCATACATGTTTCACAATTGACATCCTGAAGAAAACCCTGAAATTGGTGATACAACATGCAACATACCTTGCCTTGAAATTGTGGCATTTCAAGGCAAAATATACATGtttgtttccagtttttgtgtttgtttgtgcttttgTCACTTTAAGGTATAAAATTGTTTGCCACTGGGGTGGTACCACTGTATATATAAGTAAGCATACTAATATTCCAAAATACATATATGTAATTGTGTCCTGTGAGTGCataaaaatcaatacaattaTTATGATCTTGGATGGTCTAACACTTGGACATTTGATGTAAATATAGTAATATTTCCCTCAAAGCTTCGTCATTAATCGCATTACAGTATGTTACCCTGTATGTTGAATGTATGGTATGTAGCTGATACATTAAAATGGCAATTTTGATCCACTGATTACTTGAAAACTGGAGATATTACTCACAAACTTGTGTGAACTATGTTCACAATAAGTTGGGTGGTGGTTGATTGCCATGTTATCATGTTGCATTCAGGTGCCCATCAGAAGGGTGTGGTTTTCTTTAGTGCATCatatagtatataataaaagaaaatagcaTTTTTATTATCTCTCCACTCaaaagcttcactgtgcagaatgatataTTTGCAGAGTTAGACACtagaagtgaaataaaaatctCTGTGACGTTTTtattgtcttgtgttttgtcATACACATCACTTCTGGTTCTGTCTTTCAgactgttgttattgttttatcCTGGCTTTGAATAGCTTTGTATTATGCTTTAACTGTTTCAAACCCTTTGTTTTATGtcgtaatttaattacaaaataaaagtggctgtaatctgttacaatttgtgagaaaaaatgtgtaatttaataACAGTTacgtatgaaaatgttgatgattacaaaggggtTACATCTAAAGTCAGACTGCTatagattttgctcaggaggagggtttttcccacctcattttttaataagttactgaataaatatattgctgttttcaattctttgaaaacaatatatttttatattttgtaaataaatcatgacatgggcttatttggagcacacagtGTCatagtaccaattaagcccatgtcaGACCTTAGACTTTTTCCATAAAATACCTtaattttatattccaaaatctacatgaactaatgaatacattttcaaattaggCATAAATATTGCTTTATAGGAAATTCAATCATGTCAgcatccatgaaaaacacctgaacttagatgttggtgggcttaatgggtacacttaacccaacagctgaaaacatttgttagaaaatctGAAGTATAATCAGTACAATCAAAGTTCCATCCATCTTGTAATTAGCTAGTTAGAAGGACAGTCGTTCTTGAGTTACAAAAATTCCAATAGTTTTGAAAGCAGCGCTGTTGCGTTAAAGCACATCAGGAGATCAGaagctcctcctcttccttttgtGGGAATCCCCAAACACCAGCGTGCTAATGCTTCCCCTCAAAATATTTTGGCTTTTCTGCTTTTCAGCTGGTTTCACTCATCGCTCGTCATCTGTGTATCAGAAGTCATAGCGTCACAACAAGGTAAAGTTAGctatatgaacacacacacgactCGTTTTAATCAAAGTAAACCCCTAGAGCAACTTAATATGTCCGATAAACAAAGTTTTACCGCAGTTTAAGCAGCTAACTAAATTAGCCAGAGAAGCTAACGCAGGAGTCTGACAACTAAAccgtttttttcccccttaaaaTGCTAACCAAAACCTTGCAGCGGAGTAGATATAGACTTTTTCGTACGCATGTCGTATCTATCacaacaggtgtgtgtttgtctatcgAGTTATGTGTAGTTAAAAGCTAACTTCATTCAATTTGATTTGGGCCTAgtcgagagagagaaaatggaggCACAGCTAGCATGTTGAATGtcgtgtttgtttgtgtgtgtgtgcagctcagATTTCCTTTTCAAGCAGTGTGTTTGAGGATTTTGGTTATCTGTTTTATAtcaataatacataataataataatactggtGTTTTAAAGTAGTGGTAGCTACGCGGCAGCTTGTAGGACTgaagtttcatttttaagtcaaaacgttttgtttcatgttatttatcACATTATTCTCAatttaatattgtcttttttattttagtgtggCGTATATTACTATTTTAGTGTTGCTGAAACTTTTTTTGAGAGATCAAATTAATCGTCAAAACTTCTCATTGTCGGTTTATCGTTTTTaagccatttatttttcaaaatgttcctGATCAACGAGCACCTGACTGAAAACACTGGCTCTgcaagggagggggggagggggggggtgtgttCACTGTCATGGAACAAATGCTTTTGCCTCTGAAATGAGAggttttgctgcttttctgtattttatttgattgtgattTAGTGTCTTTGGTGGGGACTGATggttaaacactttaaacaacTCCACATGTTAATCACTTGAAGGCATTTGCCCACATTTTATCAGCTGAACAACTACCACACAAATTATTTATCAGGATTTCAATCTTTCACTTAtgcaatataattataataattattatagttGCATGTTATAATTTTCATAGGACAATATGAGCTATTTCAAGATGTCAGCACTCTGGGCAAATGTGCTgtcattgcattttttttttacatgttatatACAAGTACGTAAAGATGTTTAAAAGAAGCATTACTTGCAGCTCTGAAGTTAAACTGCACTCATTAATGCTTGTGTGTTAAGATGCAGTTTGGTTAAGATGGTTAACACATCCCGTCGGTCTAACTAGAGTTTTCGTTTCCAGTATAATCCCCGGAGCATTCCAGCGTCTCAGCTCTTCCTCCTTATTTTTCCGGAGGGAAATCAATGATGGAGGAACACAGCGTAGAAAATATGACGCTGAGCCAGACCATACCACCACTGAGCCAGGACTCGTTTCAGCAGCTGTGGGAGAGTGTGTAAGTTGTGCTTTTAACAGGAGATAACTTTTAATAATTTTAGTTTGTGTAAGAAGAACAAGTTAACGTGTctttgtatgttgtttttgcagATGCACTCCCTCCATCTCCACCATACCCACGGAAAGTGTGAATTACGCATCAACGGACATGGTAAGCGTGACTTcatatactgtgtgtttgtctaattTGCTGCGTTCAAAGGTTTTTCTCTTTGATGATAGTTAACATGTGTAGGTAGACTGactctctttgctctcttttTTCAGCTCCTTGATGAACTTACAAATAGGTTTGACGAAGACCAATTGTTTGAGCTGCCCGGAGATATGTCTTCCAAGGACGGAGTCACTCCCCCAGCTCCCACCGTCCCAGTCACAGTAGACTACCCAGGGGAGTTCGGGTTCGAACTTCGATTTCAGAAGTCTGGCACTGCCAAATCAGTGACTTCAACAGTAAGCAATCCCAGATTTAACCTCTCAAAATGTAGAAATTGTACTTATTTGTTTtgcactgatttaaaaaaaaaaaaaaagtgttgtcaTCTATTTACCACATAACTTATCTGTTCTGATCAGTTCAGATcaacaggaaaataaatcttGTACTTATGCTGATCATTTTAACACAGAATCTATATGCTACAACACAAATGTTAAAAGATCAGCGGGGTTTGCAGCAGACTGTCCTGCAACCTAACATGGCAAAATACAGAAATCTCTCTGAGCCCGCTCGAGTGAGACAAAAGGGTATTTCAACAGCTGCTCAGTGTCCAGATGCCATTCACTGTTCAGCTCCTCCACTGTAGAGTACATTTTATATGCAGAAATGGACCGGATTGTTGTAATTCATGAAGTTAAATGCAACAGAAATACACAGAATATTCAAATTGGAGGTTtgtaaatttacatttttttactaCGTTATAGGTTTTATCGCCCACAAAAGTGTGTTAATCATTGAAAACGTTTTAAATAAAGCCAAATAAAACATCTTACCATGCTACGCGTTTAGTCCATCCATTCTTTCGTATCTCTCATGGTGGCATTCAAGTGGAATCTTATTCATTGTGACGATTTGCTAAATTTTAAAGTCCCGAGTCAGTCACTGCATTTCAAGGACCAATCGCATTCATGTATCCACGGTGACTCACCCAGCAGCGTGCTGCGGTTGGTCAGTTTAGCTGTGGTTAGGGTGGTCTGGTGTGAAACTCCCGCCCTCTGCGACGTGAGCTCCAGTCTGTGAGAGAGTTGCAGCCTGGTTGTAAAGCTCAGCTCTGACATGACGGGACATGTTCCTGCCCGGTCTTCCTGGCAGCAccaaaagggttaaaaaaaaccaGGTGGAAACGAGGTAAAAATCATAATTTAATGTGATAAATCTGGTCCTACTGAGGATTTTGAAGATTTAGTTTATATCActtgcagttttttttgttttttctggagAAGAAAGAGACTTAAAGACGGTTTTGAGTTTTACAACGATTTTCCTGACACTTCAGACCACTTCTTCACTTTTGTACTCGCAGCTCTGTCGCCCCTCAAATAATCAGATACTAACTGTCAGATTTCTGCCTGTGCTTCCTTTCAGTACTCTGAGCTTCTGAATAAATTGTACTGCCAGCTGGCAAAAACCAGCCTTATTGAAGTGCTGGTAGGAAAGCAGCCTCCTCAGGGTGCTATCCTCAGGGCCACGGCGGTTTACAAGAAGAACGAGCATGTGGCTGATGTGGTCCGCAGATGTCCCCACCACCAGAATGAAGACGGTAAGAAAGTTTAAGTCACTTTGTGTGCACAGTGGAAGAATGTGATTGTTTGAGAAGAAACTGATTGGTAGTATTACGtgatttttctttgtcttaccCATCTAGTCACGGAGTACCGCAGCCATCTGATCAGGGTGGAGGGCAGCCAGAGGGCTCTGTATTTCGAAGATCCTCACACTAAGAGGCAGAGTGTGACCGTCCCCTATGAGCCTCCACAGGTACACACTCGATCTGTCTCGATCTGAAGAGGCGAAGATTTCTACTCACGTTTCTACTTTTTACAGCACTGTTGTTTTTACCTATTATCCACATGTCCTGTGGTGTGAGATCTTACAGCATTTTGTATGTAAGTATCAATGACATCATGTTTTAGCGTAAAAATTCATACCATAAACATAAAGTGCACATCCACTCCAACAACTGAGAAGCTCTTAAATAATGAGCTTCATATTGGATATCCAGAAGAGTCAATTAGGagacaaaaaatgaaacaaaaaggaCTGTTTATGATTTTCTGTAACATAACACAAAGCAAATTTAATTTTTTCGAGTTGGTTAGACTATTTCTCAGTCCAGTTTGCTGTGAATTTAAAATAATcgccccttttttcttttttcagttggGCTCAGAGATGACCACAATCCTGCTGAGCTTTATGTGCAACAGCTCATGCATGGGAGGCATGAACCGCCGGCCCATCCTCACCATCCTGACCCTCGAGACTCCAGAGTATGtgctgtgtttttccttttaacaGGGGTGGTGGAGGACAGGGGACACTTGATTTAACTTCTAAAAGTGGTCTTAGGTTTACTTAATGGCTAAAGATGATTCAGATAAGACTCGCAGCTCGTATATTTGTGCTGCCCAGGAAAGCTCTCACTaattttcactttctctctagGGGACTGGTTTTGGGGCGGAGGTGTTTCGAGGTGCGTGTCTGCGCATGTCCAGGCAGGGACCGCAAAACTGAGGAGGAGAACAGCACCAAGATGCAGAACGGCACCAAGCAAACCAAAAAACGAAGTATGTTTTCAATGCTTGTATTGagtagattttctttttctgtctccgCATTCTGTTCCCAGTTAACCTCATTCTTGTTCCTACAGAGAGCGCTCCTGCTCCTGACAACACTACTGCAAAGAAGTCTAAATCTACCTCCagtgcagaggaggaggacaaggacaAGGAGGTGTTCGTTCTGCATGTAagtaaaaacacacctttttattaTAAAGCAGGACACTCTCAAAGATTTACTGAGCTAAAATTCTTGCTTTTGATCTCACCTGCAGGTTCGTGGACGCGAGCGTTACGAATGGTTGAAGAAAGTCAACGAAGGTCTGGAGCTGCACGACAAAGAAAAGTAAGAATCAGGAACTGTCCGTTAAGACAACCTGAACAGCTTTTAACTTCACAAAATATTCAAGAACATTTTAATACGGTCCACATTATAGTCTTTAGCTCACCATGACGTCAGAGGCTGCAGCAGCATGTTAGTCTGAATTTCACTGCTTTGtcttgtagaaatcatctgcCACTAgaggtcactgtgtgtgtttaaatgttaaacctgctgcacacacacagatcaacaGGGACTATTTTAACATTACTGAGAGGATAAATGATTGTTAATCCAGTTTAGTTTCTCATGGACTGTTGCTGATGTCATATAGAGAAAAAGt from Scomber japonicus isolate fScoJap1 chromosome 22, fScoJap1.pri, whole genome shotgun sequence harbors:
- the tp53 gene encoding cellular tumor antigen p53, with the protein product MMEEHSVENMTLSQTIPPLSQDSFQQLWESVCTPSISTIPTESVNYASTDMVSLLDELTNRFDEDQLFELPGDMSSKDGVTPPAPTVPVTVDYPGEFGFELRFQKSGTAKSVTSTYSELLNKLYCQLAKTSLIEVLVGKQPPQGAILRATAVYKKNEHVADVVRRCPHHQNEDVTEYRSHLIRVEGSQRALYFEDPHTKRQSVTVPYEPPQLGSEMTTILLSFMCNSSCMGGMNRRPILTILTLETPEGLVLGRRCFEVRVCACPGRDRKTEEENSTKMQNGTKQTKKRKSAPAPDNTTAKKSKSTSSAEEEDKDKEVFVLHVRGRERYEWLKKVNEGLELHDKENKNKSSASTKQDVPLPSSGKRLLQRGEKSDSD